The proteins below are encoded in one region of Parvicella tangerina:
- a CDS encoding lipopolysaccharide biosynthesis protein, which produces MDKKENKSFIKSILTLMSGTAGAHLITITALPFLQRYFYSAADFANFAWFFEFVMIFVTVGALRLETGVVLEQDERKARILTNIALKLVLLSALVGSLVAVIGSLVFSSFKDVLSELWMYLLIPVAIISLGVIQVLSSWFTRTQDFSFLAGNKIYQTTGTTATQIGLGMSKLLSGGLIIGRNIGTSMVGVLLLRKYVRTQNEKINATKEEVKTIIKKNKDFILYTTPSTFIGTFINFIFIDLFIRFYGEDLTGSLATSKQYLGMGLAFISSAFAQVFYSQIAKINDIGELKTYYTYWMKRLVITSLLILVIVSAVPNSWAPALLGKEWTNLIPVIKIMVIWMSIMFVSSSLSYVYIKLNRQRTLIVFDLVHLLLTVGSILISYHLYHDFWISLYWFTVAKGFYYLFAIFATYYFFRNPIAEKNH; this is translated from the coding sequence TTGGATAAAAAAGAGAATAAATCATTTATCAAGAGCATTTTAACCTTAATGTCTGGGACCGCAGGTGCTCACCTGATAACTATTACTGCACTCCCTTTTTTACAACGATACTTCTATTCTGCTGCAGACTTTGCCAATTTTGCATGGTTTTTTGAGTTTGTTATGATCTTCGTCACCGTAGGTGCCCTTCGACTAGAAACTGGGGTAGTTTTGGAACAAGATGAACGAAAAGCCAGAATTCTCACAAATATAGCTCTAAAGCTTGTTTTGTTATCAGCATTAGTCGGAAGCTTAGTTGCCGTAATTGGCAGTCTTGTCTTTTCTAGTTTTAAGGATGTATTATCAGAACTTTGGATGTATCTGTTAATCCCAGTAGCAATTATTAGTTTAGGTGTTATACAAGTGCTAAGTTCTTGGTTTACAAGAACTCAAGATTTTAGTTTCCTGGCTGGAAATAAGATCTATCAAACCACAGGTACTACAGCCACACAGATAGGATTAGGAATGAGCAAACTACTTTCTGGAGGACTTATTATCGGCAGGAATATAGGAACCAGTATGGTTGGAGTACTGCTGCTCAGAAAATATGTTCGAACACAGAATGAAAAGATTAACGCTACAAAAGAGGAGGTAAAAACAATTATTAAAAAAAATAAGGATTTTATTCTTTACACCACCCCAAGCACCTTTATTGGTACGTTCATTAACTTCATTTTTATTGATCTATTTATTCGATTCTATGGTGAGGACTTAACTGGAAGTTTAGCTACTTCTAAACAGTATTTAGGCATGGGACTTGCCTTCATTTCAAGCGCCTTTGCTCAAGTGTTTTATAGTCAGATCGCCAAAATAAATGATATTGGTGAACTTAAAACGTACTACACCTATTGGATGAAGCGCTTAGTGATAACAAGTCTTTTGATTCTTGTAATTGTCTCCGCAGTACCTAACTCATGGGCTCCAGCTTTACTAGGTAAAGAATGGACAAACCTCATCCCCGTAATCAAAATCATGGTAATCTGGATGAGCATCATGTTTGTTTCGTCCTCCCTATCTTACGTTTACATCAAACTTAATCGTCAACGAACGTTAATTGTTTTTGACTTGGTGCACCTTCTCTTAACCGTTGGTAGTATCTTAATATCCTATCACCTTTATCATGACTTCTGGATCAGTCTCTATTGGTTTACGGTAGCTAAAGGGTTTTACTATTTGTTTGCAATTTTTGCAACATATTATTTCTTTCGCAACCCTATAGCAGAAAAAAATCACTAA
- a CDS encoding glycosyltransferase family 2 protein yields MTNSVGVVIPCRNEERSIRPCIESVFNSKYQGEVMVVVVDGMSTDKTKEVVSELTSIYPNLALLENLKKSTPNGLNIGLKYLNTDVKIILGAHATVDVDFIRNNVLTLKEQSKAGCVGGIIENIYENETARRIGLAMSSPFGVGNARFRTGGQDGWVDTVAFGAYRKEVFEQIGYFDESLIRNQDDEFNYRLISNDFKIYFTDRIKSNYHVRASFKNLYKQYFQYGYWKVYVNKKVKAITSARQLFPAIFVASVYAGLILSLFHVYFFLTLLIGLSIYLLAAVTFAIMKTKKINEIFYVVYAFMILHWAYGNGYIQGILSFVILGRDPSKTSQQITR; encoded by the coding sequence ATGACCAATAGTGTAGGCGTAGTAATACCTTGTAGAAACGAGGAGAGATCCATTCGACCTTGTATCGAATCCGTTTTTAACTCCAAATACCAAGGAGAGGTAATGGTAGTGGTCGTAGACGGCATGAGTACAGACAAAACTAAGGAGGTCGTCTCTGAACTTACCTCCATCTACCCAAACTTAGCGCTACTGGAGAACCTCAAAAAAAGCACACCAAACGGACTAAATATTGGTCTAAAATACCTGAATACTGATGTGAAAATCATACTGGGAGCCCATGCTACAGTAGATGTTGACTTTATTCGCAATAATGTGCTTACCTTGAAAGAGCAATCAAAAGCTGGGTGTGTAGGTGGTATTATTGAAAATATTTACGAAAATGAAACCGCCAGGCGTATTGGATTAGCCATGTCATCGCCATTTGGAGTAGGAAATGCCCGATTCAGAACTGGAGGACAAGATGGTTGGGTAGACACAGTAGCTTTTGGAGCTTATCGAAAAGAGGTCTTTGAGCAAATTGGCTACTTTGATGAATCGCTTATTCGCAACCAAGATGATGAGTTTAATTATAGACTTATCTCCAATGACTTTAAAATCTACTTTACAGACCGTATTAAGTCTAATTATCATGTGCGGGCCTCCTTTAAAAATCTCTACAAGCAGTATTTTCAATATGGCTATTGGAAAGTTTATGTAAACAAAAAAGTAAAGGCAATTACTTCTGCCCGTCAACTGTTTCCAGCAATATTCGTAGCTAGTGTATATGCAGGCCTTATACTAAGTCTATTTCATGTCTATTTTTTCTTGACATTACTTATTGGTTTATCCATCTACCTTTTAGCAGCGGTGACTTTCGCCATTATGAAGACAAAAAAAATCAACGAAATATTTTATGTTGTTTATGCGTTCATGATTCTGCATTGGGCTTACGGAAATGGCTATATACAAGGAATATTGTCCTTTGTGATACTTGGTCGAGACCCCAGTAAAACCAGTCAACAAATTACCCGATAA